A stretch of DNA from Cryptomeria japonica chromosome 4, Sugi_1.0, whole genome shotgun sequence:
CAAACCTCTGAAACATTATGAAGTGTTGGCCAATCCACTATTTCTTCTATATTTGtaggatcaactgaaattccttcaGCAATTATAACATGACCTAAGTAATGCAccttttcctaaaagaaagcacACTTAGAAAATTTCCCATAAAGCTTGCGATCTCTCAACCACTACAAGACTATCCTTAAGTGCTCCTTATGTTCTTATTCATTCCTAGAATAAATCAACGTGTCATCAATGAAGATAAGAACACAATCATCTAGGTATTCTCTAAAAATGTTGTTCATGAATGTTGTTGTGGCATTGGTTAAACCAAAAGGtacaactgtgaattcatagtgtccataCCATGTTCGGAATGCAGTCTTCGGAATATCCTCATCCTTAATCCTTAACTAGTGGTATCCTAATcgaagatcaatcttggaaaatagcgttgcacctttcatttggtcaaataaatcatctatccttGGCAAAGGATATCTAATCTTGATAGTCACTTTGTTCAATATCTTGTAATCAATACATAACCTtaaagtgtcatccttcttctttatgaagatCATTGGTGCACCCCACGAGGATACACTGGATCTAATAAAACCTTGTCTAAGCaattcttgcaattgagccttaagctcatacaattGTATagttgtcattctatatggagccttagattgtgGCTCCATTCCCAGTAACAGTTCTATAGAAAAATAAAATTCCCTCTTTGGTGGTAACTTAGTAAGGTCTTTTGGAAAAACATCGAGGAACTCTTAAAGAATAGGATAATCCTTAGGGCTTTTCTCAACATTATCCAAATCACTTACCATGACAGCAATTCTGGAACATACTTTCCTTTGGGCTTTCTTGAGTTGCATTTCTGAAATGTGTCTcaattcaagaggcttttgagaccCAAGAATTTCAACCGAATTCCCAAAATCATCTATACAAATAACGACCTTATCCTCACAGTTTACTATAGCTTTATGCTCAGTTAGCCAgttgatacctaagatcacatcatacgaTCCTAATGGTGCCGCATAAAGGTTAACCTGAGTTTGGAAACTGGAAAGCTCTAGatcactgcaaaatagacaagaATGCACCCTCTGTTCTGCTCGATTCCCATATTGGACCATCCATGCATTTGACATATAACCAGGTCTAACAGATAATCTAGAAACTACTTTAGGATAAATAAAACATTCAGTAGCTcctgtatctattaaaatagaaactgatTGCCCAAAAAGCTTACCCGTCATCTGGATAGGTAAATCTTGAAAATTAGCCTAACGCTTGTCCACTGCTTCTTGAATTTGTTGTTGTGAAGCTCCTTGCTAACTTGCTCGTCTTTGTGTGGAAGTACGATGTGGACAATTTGAGGTATAATGATTCCCTCCAGAGTTGTAACACCCATCCTTAGGTCCTGAATAACCACTTGACCTACTTGTGTCCAAGTTCTACTGGGCATTGTGGATGGTATAATTGGTGTTACTATTTACTCTCTTATTACCATCTTGATTTACTCGTCCTTTTTCTTGAGTGTTGGGTCCTCTCTACAGATTCCTtatttgtcaatttttgttgtttctcTTCTCAAAATTCTTATTTCCAAAACTTGGTCTAGTATTCAGATTTCCATGGAAATTCACCAACTGTTACAACTTCTGctcttgcttgcttgctttctCAAATACTTCCTCCATAGTTAGTGGATTATGTATATccacttcttcttcaatatgaGTTCTTAAACCCAAGATGAACTTTCGGATGCGAAATCATTCATCCATCTGATACTGTGGAACTTACTTAAGAAGGTTGGTAAACTTCTCCCAGTATTGAGTCACCAACATGCCACCTAGTGTGAGATTTTGAAATTCAGTCATCTTCTCATCGAAGAATAACTGAAGAAGCCACCTCTTCCTAAAGGATTGCAAAAATAATTCCCAAGTAACATCTCCAGGTTGCAACTTCCTTTCTGACTTTTCATTATCCCACCAAGTGGCAACTTCTCTAGTAAGCTGGTAAGCAGCCCATACTACTTTGGTTTCGTTAGACATGTTGCGGAGCCCAAAGTACTTCTCCATCTCTATCACCCATGCCTCTGCACCATCACCAATAGTCtttccatcaaactttggtggGGCTATTTTTTTCAGGTCCTTAGCCAATTCTCCTTCAATCCTAGCTCGGTTATATGGTTTCTCCTCAACCCTAGGAGCTTCGTTCTGGACTTCACCAACCCTTTGaacctcttgtttgagtccatcCATTCTTGCAGTCTGTTGGTTCAATAGATCAAGGATTTGATCGAGTATTTCATTCTCGTTACTTCACCCAACCCTTCTGGTCCTTGAACCCATTGTAATTAAAAACTTCTTGCATCAGGGAATGTTAATATGTCTTAGCGATAAAGAAAGAAATATCTGCAAGGGTTACAATATCCATAGCTTCAacttaatcaaaactccctataaATCTACTGTTACAATATAGCCATAGAGAATTATATCCATATTTATTACAAGGAAAAAGCCAATATAATACTAATATAGGACATAGTTAGATAGTTTGCACAACTATAGCATCTAAGTTTTTATGATATCCAACATTGTTAAATGAACTAAGGTCCATACTACATATTtttctatcataggaatcatacaaAAAGGTATTCAACTCGAGGTTACTATAAAATAGCATCTTTATTTATTGATAGATATAAGTGATATTATATAGGTACATCACTCATCAGGTGGAGTCAAGGGAGTATATCCTTCAGACTCACTAGAACTAAGTGGGGTATAACCCTCTGACTCAACAACACTGAGTGGGGTATATCCCTCTGATTCATCCGCAGTGAGTGGGGCATATCTCTCTGGCTCGtcaataaaagaattccatctatttcaaaggtttatttaattgaattactcagccgagtataatgtcatgcatagcaaaaaaaatagtttggaaaagcaaactattctctctaggATTTCCATATTTGGCACccgtcccggaaggtaactttccccatACACAAGCCTAACTATCTCGGTTAATATAAATCAAGATTACAATTTCATAAAGAAGACAATGTTTTGTTTAACAGaaattaacaacattcttattaaATTCAAACATATATCAAACACTCTTTCATGGAAGTACATTCACACATATTTGAAAATAATATTTCATTGATTAACTACCATGCAAATTTGataaacaaatattatttcatttctaaACCAAAAAGTAAATCAACTAAGTTTAAAAAGAAGGTGTAGCGCATGTATGAATCTTTTCATATAAATGAGTtataatgagtacacattctttaaaAGATTAACTAATGCAACCCATAATGTACTAAATACCATTCTTTAGCATCTACCATGCATGCTCATAGTTATTTTATCAAATGTACCTCATAATGCATTTCCCTATATGACTATTCAAAAGAAAATTAAAGCAAATTTAATCTAATCATGGATTGTCTCAATCAAATTCCATTCTAGTAAATATTGTACTATTTTATGACTACCTCCCTATCCTTTCTGAATGCATAATGACCAAAAAAATAAAGTAGATCCTACCTCTTATGTTCTTGTTACTAGCTTGAGGTGATGGACTTGCTTTCCTCCTCAAATCTGCCTACTCCTCTCTTTGAAGATTGTTCAAAAAACCTCTATCACTCTCCAACTATCGATTCTTCTACTATTTCTATCTTATATATCCTCTctatccttcttttctatctcttttcttCCTAAACTTTCCTCCCTATTCTCTCTATTCTCTCTTGTCATTCTTCTTATGTCGTTCTTCCTTTGATCATTCTTACAATGTTTtacttctctcttttttccttcgAGCCATTTCTATTACTTATACTGCTCTCCATCTAAATTAGTCGCTAAAACTTTGGCTTTAAGTTAGCCATGACATTGACACCTCTGCT
This window harbors:
- the LOC131037781 gene encoding uncharacterized protein LOC131037781, whose amino-acid sequence is MDGLKQEVQRVGEVQNEAPRVEEKPYNRARIEGELAKDLKKIAPPKFDGKTIGDGAEAWVIEMEKYFGLRNMSNETKVVWAAYQLTREVATWWDNEKSERKLQPGDVTWELFLQSFRKRWLLQLFFDEKMTEFQNLTLGGMLVTQYWEKFTNLLK